The following proteins are co-located in the Desulfobacterales bacterium genome:
- a CDS encoding PEP/pyruvate-binding domain-containing protein — MRKPARESAAGQLPLSRGQRICSQIRHTFENWFFKVFFPGQLIRKKYAFFQRLRQGDRSALEIISRLEEIKQKNLVCDLEYIKHTCQTLDHEVQGLINAITAFNPIKYSLLQNYHRKYAFYVNLALMEDRPEPGPPYILPLAAELSEDLAGGKASTLAALITAHNLPVPPGLVITTRAFYQVLSSNDLLPFIQKQLSRLSPENIDNLPAVSQAIRKAILEADPPQDLETEFKNSLHRLGIEAAPLALRSSAVGEDIQASFAGQFESRLNVSPDHWFSAYKEVLAGKYSAHAIYYRMSQGFTDRMTPMAVLVMPTIQARVSGILYTRDQNARDQAVLYMVSGSGERLAAGAAYQEQARFDIKRQRLHPEDEGSLLASETLRNLFLIGQNLAEIFGTPQDVEWLVDHTDRIFIVQSRPLRMSAAEPAPRSDYPEDSILARGQWVSSGQASGRIYHLKESGTLSEIPEKAILVTRELPPELTLVLSKVHGIIAEHGSPACHFASVAREAGIPVLCNVSKTSEFENGQIVSLDTDQGLILGGRFFGAPHVKPETAVLETPLRKKLSDALAYISPLSLHNPDAREFSAEACKSLHDIVRYVHEAGVREMFSLVGRRGIDSYGAKRLISGLPLVMHVLDVARGLKPDAKSGKAVHLRDINSRPMQQLFEGLASPGVKWDSAVLHYDWMAYAKSTADFINVEKSTQFSSYAILDREYLHALLRFGYHFAVLDAIQSPDAEQNYIHFSFKGGGGNDEQRLFRVQLIQTILAHFRFSVHTAADLLEAAFDRRSAEETGANLGRLGIVLGKTVLLDMRLKNEEHVRSMSESIIQEVYDFFPVQENP; from the coding sequence ATGCGGAAACCGGCCAGAGAATCGGCGGCCGGGCAGCTGCCGCTTTCCCGGGGGCAGCGGATTTGCTCCCAAATCAGACATACCTTTGAAAACTGGTTTTTCAAGGTTTTTTTTCCGGGCCAATTAATCCGCAAAAAATATGCCTTTTTTCAGCGCCTGCGCCAGGGCGACCGGTCTGCGCTTGAAATCATTTCCCGGCTGGAGGAAATCAAACAAAAAAACCTGGTCTGTGACCTGGAATACATCAAACACACCTGTCAAACGCTGGATCATGAGGTGCAGGGCTTAATCAATGCCATCACCGCTTTTAATCCCATTAAATATTCCCTGCTGCAAAACTATCACCGCAAGTATGCGTTCTACGTTAACCTGGCCCTGATGGAGGATCGGCCGGAGCCCGGGCCGCCCTATATACTGCCCCTCGCCGCGGAGCTTTCAGAGGACCTGGCCGGCGGCAAAGCAAGCACTTTGGCCGCCCTGATCACCGCACACAATCTGCCGGTGCCGCCGGGACTGGTAATTACCACCCGGGCCTTCTATCAGGTGCTTTCCTCCAATGATCTTCTGCCCTTTATTCAAAAACAGTTAAGCCGGCTCAGCCCGGAAAACATAGATAATCTGCCGGCAGTCAGCCAGGCCATCCGGAAAGCGATTTTAGAGGCCGACCCGCCCCAAGACCTGGAAACAGAATTTAAAAACAGCCTGCATCGGCTGGGCATTGAAGCCGCCCCCCTGGCGCTTCGCAGCAGCGCCGTGGGCGAGGACATCCAGGCCTCGTTTGCCGGCCAGTTTGAAAGCCGGTTAAATGTCTCCCCGGATCACTGGTTTTCCGCCTATAAAGAGGTGCTGGCCGGCAAATACAGCGCGCATGCCATTTACTACCGCATGAGCCAGGGGTTTACCGACAGGATGACCCCCATGGCCGTACTTGTGATGCCCACCATCCAGGCCCGGGTGAGCGGCATCCTCTATACCCGGGATCAAAACGCACGGGATCAGGCGGTCCTTTATATGGTTTCCGGCAGCGGCGAAAGACTGGCTGCCGGGGCCGCCTACCAGGAGCAGGCCCGATTTGACATTAAGCGGCAGCGGCTGCATCCGGAGGATGAGGGCAGCCTTCTGGCTTCGGAAACGCTAAGGAACCTGTTTTTAATCGGGCAAAACCTGGCAGAAATTTTCGGTACCCCTCAGGATGTGGAATGGCTGGTCGATCACACGGACCGCATTTTTATCGTGCAGTCCCGGCCTTTAAGAATGTCTGCCGCGGAACCGGCGCCCCGATCCGACTATCCCGAAGATTCAATTTTGGCCCGGGGCCAGTGGGTGAGCTCCGGACAGGCATCCGGCCGGATTTATCATTTAAAAGAATCCGGGACGCTTTCCGAAATACCTGAAAAAGCCATTCTGGTGACCCGGGAGCTGCCGCCGGAACTAACCCTTGTTTTGAGCAAAGTCCATGGCATTATTGCCGAACACGGCAGCCCGGCGTGTCATTTTGCATCTGTCGCCAGAGAAGCCGGAATTCCGGTGCTCTGCAATGTTTCCAAGACATCTGAGTTTGAAAACGGGCAAATCGTCAGCCTGGACACCGATCAGGGGTTAATTTTAGGCGGCCGGTTTTTCGGTGCCCCTCACGTCAAGCCGGAAACGGCTGTCCTTGAAACCCCGCTGCGCAAAAAATTAAGCGACGCGCTTGCCTATATCTCCCCTTTGAGCCTTCATAACCCGGACGCCAGGGAATTTTCCGCAGAGGCCTGCAAAAGTCTGCATGATATCGTCCGCTATGTGCATGAGGCCGGCGTGCGGGAGATGTTCTCCCTGGTGGGCCGGCGCGGCATAGACAGTTACGGAGCCAAACGCCTGATCTCCGGCCTGCCGCTGGTGATGCACGTGCTTGACGTGGCCCGCGGACTAAAGCCGGACGCAAAATCCGGCAAGGCGGTTCATTTAAGAGACATAAACAGCCGGCCCATGCAGCAGCTTTTTGAAGGCCTCGCATCGCCTGGGGTCAAATGGGACAGCGCTGTTTTACACTACGACTGGATGGCCTATGCCAAAAGTACGGCTGATTTTATAAACGTTGAAAAGTCTACCCAGTTCAGCAGTTATGCCATTTTGGACAGGGAATACCTGCACGCCCTGCTCCGGTTCGGATACCATTTTGCGGTCCTGGATGCCATTCAAAGCCCGGATGCCGAACAGAACTATATCCACTTCAGCTTTAAGGGCGGCGGCGGCAATGATGAGCAGCGCCTCTTCAGAGTTCAGCTGATTCAGACCATACTTGCGCATTTTCGATTCTCCGTGCATACCGCGGCCGATCTCCTGGAAGCGGCCTTTGACCGCCGCTCAGCCGAGGAGACCGGCGCCAATTTGGGCCGGCTGGGCATTGTGCTCGGAAAAACCGTACTGCTTGACATGCGGCTTAAAAACGAGGAACATGTCAGGTCAATGTCAGAAAGCATAATACAGGAAGTCTATGATTTTTTCCCTGTTCAAGAAAACCCATGA
- a CDS encoding response regulator → MSHILVLDDVEDAGIMIKRILERKGHTVVVFTEEQDALDFVNKQNPDIAILDIKLKKISGVEVLKKIKELRPEVDVLMLTGYPTLETAREAMDHGAKEYLVKPIDKNELEEKIQNILQRRDSA, encoded by the coding sequence ATGAGTCATATACTGGTTCTTGACGATGTGGAAGATGCGGGCATCATGATCAAACGGATTCTGGAGCGAAAAGGGCATACAGTGGTTGTGTTCACCGAAGAGCAGGACGCCCTGGACTTTGTGAACAAACAAAATCCGGACATCGCCATTTTAGACATCAAACTCAAGAAAATCAGCGGCGTGGAAGTGCTAAAAAAAATCAAAGAGCTGCGCCCGGAGGTGGATGTGCTCATGCTCACCGGCTATCCCACCCTTGAGACCGCCCGGGAAGCCATGGATCACGGGGCCAAGGAATATCTGGTCAAGCCGATTGATAAAAACGAACTTGAGGAAAAAATCCAGAACATTCTGCAGCGCCGGGATTCCGCCTGA
- a CDS encoding ATP-binding protein has product MNKRIFSIQRLKIKTKFHLALSAVILCLGLVLGIIGTHIAATELIRENKERGKVLASNLAYRSEEPLLAMDFLRLKNLVDEVQKANPDLRYAFILDPAGRVLVHTFEQGFPVQLLDVYTGQTSVNQFSSMLLLTDQGKIYDFAAPVQIKADQLGTVRIGMHRKRLEEMIKWLSLWIFGLTAGTTILALAVASWFSSRFTNRIKALTDSANEMVKGNLSVYSAPEPKRHCWEINNCQAVSCPAYGDTRRRCWYITGTLCPFYHLNQDEEGDFNCLNCKVYQENAGDEIQELAEAFDYMAMTLDQRIKQTQQAEKELSRQKEVLRTTLDVTPDMVALQDESLVYQAANKAFCSYFQLTEADILGKTDFDIFSEYQADQNYHEDMQILMTGKPLSKEISVSQGDTEIWFHILKVPVYTEGRISGLLLTARDISVIKQYQERLVQSQKMEDLGRLAGGVAHEINTPLGIILGYAQMLLEDVEPDSQMAADIQVIEKQTKICSNIVSDLLGFSRQNQTTKTEVNINESIEEVISLVEHTFGLSRVQILTDFDPNIPDIDGDKDKLKQVWMNLLNNAFDAIQQDGYIRITTKLCAHRRRVAITVTDTGAGIKQEILNKIFDPFFSTKPVGKGTGLGLSVTFGIIKDHGGRINVLSPAPKEYIKEIPNEGRPAGPGTVFLVELPLWYMELPEEECEELGLGGAQS; this is encoded by the coding sequence TTGAATAAGCGGATCTTCTCCATACAGCGGCTTAAAATCAAGACCAAGTTCCATCTGGCGCTGTCCGCTGTGATCCTCTGCCTTGGCCTGGTCTTAGGCATCATCGGTACCCACATCGCCGCCACAGAGCTTATCCGGGAAAACAAGGAACGGGGCAAGGTCCTGGCGTCCAACCTGGCCTACCGCTCGGAGGAGCCGCTGCTGGCCATGGATTTCCTGCGCCTCAAAAATCTGGTGGACGAGGTTCAAAAGGCCAACCCGGATCTCAGGTATGCCTTTATTCTCGATCCGGCCGGCCGGGTGCTGGTGCACACTTTTGAACAGGGCTTTCCGGTGCAGCTTCTGGACGTTTATACAGGGCAAACCTCCGTCAACCAGTTTTCCAGCATGCTCCTTTTGACCGACCAGGGCAAGATCTATGACTTTGCCGCGCCCGTTCAGATAAAAGCCGACCAGCTGGGCACAGTGCGTATCGGCATGCACCGAAAACGCCTTGAGGAGATGATCAAATGGCTCTCCCTCTGGATTTTCGGGCTTACGGCCGGCACAACCATTCTGGCGCTGGCCGTGGCTTCCTGGTTTTCCTCGCGTTTTACCAACCGCATCAAAGCCCTGACAGACTCGGCCAATGAAATGGTCAAGGGCAACCTCAGCGTCTACTCGGCGCCCGAGCCAAAGCGCCACTGCTGGGAAATCAACAACTGTCAGGCCGTTTCCTGTCCGGCCTACGGGGATACCCGGCGCAGATGCTGGTATATCACCGGCACGCTCTGCCCGTTCTACCATCTGAATCAGGATGAGGAGGGTGATTTCAACTGCCTGAACTGTAAAGTCTATCAGGAAAATGCCGGCGACGAGATCCAGGAGCTGGCCGAAGCCTTTGACTATATGGCCATGACCCTGGACCAACGGATTAAGCAGACGCAGCAGGCGGAAAAAGAACTTTCCCGGCAGAAGGAGGTGCTGCGCACCACCCTTGACGTGACTCCGGACATGGTGGCCCTTCAGGATGAAAGTCTGGTCTATCAGGCCGCTAACAAGGCGTTTTGCTCCTACTTTCAACTCACCGAGGCGGACATTCTCGGCAAAACCGATTTCGATATTTTCAGTGAATACCAGGCGGATCAGAATTATCATGAGGACATGCAGATTTTAATGACCGGCAAGCCCCTGTCCAAGGAAATCAGCGTCTCCCAGGGCGATACCGAGATCTGGTTTCATATCCTGAAGGTGCCGGTTTATACTGAGGGCCGGATTTCCGGTCTGCTCTTGACCGCCCGGGACATCTCGGTGATCAAGCAATACCAGGAACGGCTGGTGCAGTCCCAGAAAATGGAGGATCTGGGCCGTCTGGCCGGGGGCGTGGCCCATGAGATCAATACGCCCTTAGGTATTATTTTAGGGTATGCGCAAATGCTCTTAGAAGATGTGGAACCCGACAGCCAGATGGCGGCTGATATTCAGGTTATCGAAAAACAGACCAAAATCTGCAGCAATATCGTCTCGGATCTTTTGGGCTTTTCCCGGCAGAATCAGACCACCAAAACGGAGGTGAACATTAACGAGTCAATAGAGGAGGTCATCTCACTTGTCGAGCACACCTTCGGATTGAGCCGGGTGCAGATCCTCACCGATTTTGATCCCAACATCCCGGACATTGACGGGGATAAGGACAAACTCAAACAGGTCTGGATGAACCTCTTAAACAACGCATTCGACGCCATCCAGCAGGACGGCTATATCCGGATCACAACCAAACTTTGCGCCCATCGCCGGCGGGTGGCCATTACCGTGACCGATACCGGCGCCGGCATCAAACAGGAAATTCTGAACAAAATCTTTGATCCGTTTTTTTCCACCAAGCCGGTGGGAAAGGGCACCGGCCTGGGGCTTTCTGTTACATTCGGAATCATAAAAGATCACGGCGGCCGGATCAATGTGCTAAGCCCGGCACCCAAAGAATACATCAAAGAGATCCCGAATGAGGGCCGCCCGGCTGGCCCGGGCACCGTGTTTCTGGTGGAGCTTCCCCTATGGTACATGGAACTGCCGGAGGAGGAATGCGAAGAGTTGGGTCTGGGGGGAGCGCAAAGTTAA
- a CDS encoding phosphate/phosphite/phosphonate ABC transporter substrate-binding protein produces the protein MKAFFLFRIKILFCIFLAAACLLAACNQDEPTRRVDLSERKQIRTQRELDSLTYACLPQYSHRVSFSRHHQLVEYLAEKTGLPIRQVFPDSFEAHAKMVGEGKIDISFSNPLVYTRIADTYQARAFARIVEKNGSPTFRGQIICRADNKAIQNLRDCRNKRWMAVAPTSAAGYLFALDHFLAHGITKNDFRGITFAPGPGGKQEKVVQAVYLGEADIGSIREGTLDLVRDQVELDAIRVLANTRQYPSWVYAARKELDPDVVERIKQALLELDPNQPAHRRILELAHFQSIIPAEDADFDPIRRLTDEVEVKSVE, from the coding sequence ATGAAAGCCTTCTTTTTATTCCGCATTAAAATATTATTCTGCATCTTTCTGGCTGCCGCCTGCCTGCTTGCCGCCTGCAACCAGGACGAACCCACCCGCAGAGTCGATCTCAGCGAACGAAAACAGATCCGAACTCAGCGGGAGCTTGACTCCCTGACCTATGCCTGTCTGCCCCAATACTCCCACCGGGTTTCTTTTTCCAGGCACCATCAGCTGGTGGAATACCTCGCTGAAAAGACCGGACTGCCCATCCGCCAGGTATTTCCGGATAGTTTTGAAGCGCATGCCAAAATGGTGGGGGAAGGCAAAATCGATATCTCCTTCTCTAACCCTTTGGTCTATACCCGGATTGCCGACACCTATCAGGCCCGGGCATTTGCCCGGATCGTGGAAAAAAACGGCAGCCCCACCTTTCGGGGGCAGATCATCTGCCGGGCCGACAATAAGGCAATCCAAAACCTCCGGGACTGCCGGAACAAACGCTGGATGGCTGTGGCCCCGACATCGGCGGCCGGCTACCTCTTTGCCCTGGACCACTTTTTAGCGCACGGAATTACCAAAAATGACTTCCGGGGCATCACCTTTGCGCCCGGCCCGGGGGGCAAACAGGAAAAGGTGGTCCAGGCCGTTTATCTGGGGGAAGCAGACATCGGCTCGATCCGGGAGGGAACGCTTGATCTGGTCCGGGACCAGGTGGAACTGGATGCGATTCGTGTTCTGGCCAATACCCGGCAATATCCGAGCTGGGTGTACGCCGCCAGAAAAGAACTGGATCCGGATGTGGTGGAAAGGATCAAACAAGCCCTTCTGGAGCTGGACCCGAACCAGCCGGCCCACCGCAGGATATTAGAGTTGGCCCATTTTCAAAGCATTATTCCGGCAGAGGACGCGGATTTTGATCCCATCCGCCGGCTCACCGACGAGGTAGAGGTAAAATCGGTTGAATAA
- a CDS encoding four helix bundle protein, whose product MFCIQIEIAIGIGIEKNMTLGREKLDVYRLSIGYVAWVYEKADSLNGVHRPARNQWLRASQSIPLNIAEGNGKTAEADRRRYFEIARGSALECAAIQDVLVVGKALDKMESRNRKDELDRMAAMLSRLGGRGYQVREDQEVYSIDFDPDSDFDPDFDPDSEKNESQP is encoded by the coding sequence TTGTTCTGTATCCAAATCGAAATCGCTATCGGGATCGGGATCGAAAAAAATATGACCCTTGGACGTGAAAAACTGGACGTCTATCGCCTTTCAATAGGCTACGTTGCATGGGTTTACGAGAAGGCCGACAGCCTGAACGGAGTCCATCGGCCCGCCCGGAATCAATGGCTTCGGGCCAGCCAGTCGATACCGCTCAATATCGCCGAAGGTAATGGCAAGACCGCGGAAGCCGACCGAAGGCGTTATTTCGAAATCGCTCGTGGCTCCGCGCTTGAGTGCGCGGCGATTCAAGATGTGCTGGTTGTCGGCAAGGCGCTGGACAAGATGGAAAGCCGGAACCGCAAGGATGAACTCGACCGTATGGCCGCGATGCTCAGCCGTCTCGGCGGAAGAGGATACCAAGTTCGAGAGGATCAGGAAGTCTACAGCATCGATTTCGATCCCGATAGCGATTTCGATCCCGATTTCGATCCCGATAGCGAAAAAAACGAATCCCAACCTTAG
- a CDS encoding sigma-54 dependent transcriptional regulator, with amino-acid sequence MTTPRILIVDDEHDMLELLRRSLAPDLNCRLSTAASAKAALQLLSEQSFDLALIDIKMPEMDGLELLELIKRKWPDLTVVMMTAYGTIETAVYAMKQGAYDFITKPFDHETLLVRLEKALERSTLLAENRRLKQTQDENGPHIFHGMVGKSTAMQRVFETIQMVAATDLTVLITGESGTGKDLAGRAVHALSHRGQSEFLAVNCPTVPEQILESELFGYKKGAFTHATQNKIGLFQQANGGSIFLDEIGDISPSIQTKLLRVLQEKEIKPLGDTRTVTVDVRIIASTNQDLKGKIRAGQFREDFYYRLNVLPIELPPLRKRPEDIPLIADHLFNKHCHRLNKPDKAMSPELISFFQACYWEGNVRQLENLIIQSILFSTSDIVKPDDLAGNNPAGAGAAGAAELPDIRSLPYKTAKENVLQTFNTDYIGALLTETAGNVTQAAKICGMERQALQQIMRRYNISAEDYRQ; translated from the coding sequence ATGACAACCCCCCGAATTCTGATTGTGGATGATGAGCATGATATGCTGGAGCTTCTCAGGCGAAGCCTGGCACCGGACCTAAACTGCCGGCTGTCAACCGCGGCATCGGCCAAAGCCGCACTTCAGCTTCTCTCTGAGCAATCATTTGATCTGGCCCTGATTGATATCAAAATGCCGGAGATGGACGGGCTGGAGCTGCTTGAACTGATCAAGCGCAAATGGCCCGATTTAACCGTGGTCATGATGACCGCCTACGGCACCATTGAAACCGCCGTTTATGCCATGAAGCAGGGGGCCTATGACTTCATCACCAAGCCGTTTGACCATGAAACCCTGCTTGTCCGCCTGGAAAAAGCCCTTGAACGGAGCACGCTGCTTGCGGAAAACCGCCGCCTTAAACAAACACAGGATGAAAACGGCCCGCATATCTTTCACGGCATGGTAGGCAAAAGCACCGCCATGCAGCGGGTGTTTGAAACCATCCAGATGGTGGCGGCCACGGATTTAACCGTTTTAATAACAGGCGAATCCGGTACCGGCAAAGATCTGGCAGGCCGCGCGGTGCACGCCTTAAGCCATCGGGGCCAGAGTGAATTTCTGGCGGTCAACTGCCCCACCGTGCCGGAGCAGATTCTGGAAAGCGAGCTCTTCGGTTATAAAAAGGGCGCTTTCACCCATGCCACCCAGAATAAAATCGGGCTGTTCCAGCAGGCCAACGGCGGTTCGATCTTTCTGGATGAAATCGGCGATATCAGCCCGTCCATTCAGACCAAACTGCTGCGGGTGCTGCAGGAAAAGGAGATAAAACCCCTGGGCGATACGCGGACGGTAACGGTGGATGTCCGGATTATTGCCTCCACCAACCAGGATCTTAAGGGAAAAATCCGGGCGGGCCAGTTCCGGGAAGATTTTTATTATCGGTTAAATGTGCTTCCCATTGAACTGCCGCCGCTGCGCAAACGGCCCGAAGATATCCCGCTGATTGCCGATCACCTGTTTAATAAGCACTGCCACCGGCTGAATAAACCGGATAAAGCCATGTCTCCTGAACTGATCAGCTTTTTTCAGGCGTGCTACTGGGAGGGAAATGTTCGGCAATTGGAAAACCTGATTATCCAAAGCATCCTGTTTTCAACATCAGATATAGTAAAACCTGATGATCTGGCCGGAAACAACCCGGCCGGCGCCGGAGCTGCCGGGGCTGCCGAACTCCCGGATATCCGCTCCCTCCCATATAAAACTGCGAAAGAAAATGTTCTGCAAACATTTAATACCGATTATATCGGGGCGCTTTTAACAGAGACGGCCGGAAACGTCACCCAGGCGGCTAAAATCTGCGGGATGGAGCGGCAGGCCCTTCAGCAGATTATGCGGCGCTATAATATCTCTGCCGAAGATTACCGACAGTAA
- a CDS encoding ATP-binding protein — MTVFASPIRLVDMAGSLVMIVFSLLCIRQALGLGRRHPDNIVWTYLLWLSVCLGIFALSRSGGHILKQFFLMADQGQMWQALQPYSGSLNTLLLTVAAAVTLFFNRSWQIYQQIITDKQALQTAHAKVLDLNETLEKRVQERTDALLQHEKQMAHADRLASIGQLSAGIAHEINNPLGIIQGYTQLLLRSEPADTQRHEDLSTILKHAKNCKSIVEDLLNFARRSKPSAAVVDIHEVIEDALIFLEHRAKTPEVEIHKQFQSDIPSLQIDEKKIKQVLINLVMNAKHAVGEKGQIAIRTEYHPDVHQVLIRVKDSGYGIEPKDLKRIFDPFFTTKATGEGTGLGLAVSYGIIKSHGGDIEVDSTPGSGTEFRVILPVNGFT, encoded by the coding sequence ATGACTGTATTTGCTTCTCCCATCCGACTGGTGGATATGGCCGGCTCCCTGGTGATGATCGTTTTCTCCCTGCTCTGCATCAGACAGGCCCTTGGGTTGGGCAGGCGCCATCCGGACAACATCGTATGGACCTATCTTTTGTGGCTTAGCGTCTGCTTAGGGATTTTTGCCTTGTCCCGCTCCGGGGGACACATCCTCAAACAGTTTTTCCTTATGGCGGATCAAGGGCAGATGTGGCAGGCGCTCCAGCCCTACAGCGGAAGCCTCAACACCCTGCTTTTGACCGTAGCCGCCGCGGTTACCCTGTTTTTTAACCGCAGCTGGCAGATCTATCAGCAGATTATCACCGACAAACAGGCCCTGCAGACCGCACACGCCAAAGTCCTGGATCTTAATGAGACCCTGGAAAAACGGGTTCAGGAGCGCACCGATGCGCTGCTCCAGCATGAAAAACAAATGGCCCACGCGGACCGGCTGGCCTCCATCGGGCAGCTCTCGGCCGGCATTGCCCATGAAATTAATAATCCGCTGGGAATTATCCAGGGCTATACCCAGCTGCTGCTGCGCAGTGAGCCCGCTGATACCCAGCGCCACGAAGATTTGAGCACGATTCTAAAGCATGCAAAAAATTGCAAGTCCATTGTGGAGGACCTCCTGAATTTCGCCCGACGTTCCAAGCCAAGTGCTGCGGTGGTGGATATCCATGAGGTGATCGAGGATGCGCTGATTTTTCTGGAGCACCGCGCCAAAACCCCGGAAGTTGAAATTCATAAACAATTTCAGTCGGATATTCCCAGTCTGCAAATTGATGAGAAAAAAATCAAACAGGTGCTGATCAACCTGGTCATGAACGCCAAGCACGCGGTGGGAGAAAAGGGTCAAATCGCAATCCGTACCGAATACCACCCGGACGTTCATCAGGTATTAATCCGGGTCAAAGACTCCGGCTATGGGATTGAGCCCAAAGACCTGAAGCGGATTTTTGATCCCTTTTTCACCACCAAGGCCACCGGCGAAGGCACGGGCCTTGGCCTGGCAGTCAGTTACGGGATTATTAAAAGCCATGGCGGCGATATCGAGGTGGACTCCACCCCCGGCAGCGGCACGGAATTCCGGGTCATTCTGCCGGTAAACGGTTTTACCTAA
- a CDS encoding sulfite exporter TauE/SafE family protein: protein MKRINRIKLFLAVFLFLFLWHVPVLAAQGVDARISQQTYKTGDQIVVTGKIPAGEDLYLSIASEREFAPEEAGGVNELKTFKDAVRENSFEMDTSVPVFYYMLTNQPGKFGDVVKKRFGGPSFIKGIYSTTMFKLAEWEALDSQIKNYLGPLDSKEEWAFFKYNHETDYGINTVTKERTQVGKVTIFARSVLADEEKSGNYWNEGTNINLDKTTGEFTASFKSFRHTPPDTEFNVSVNGAAIGSYQLEGDGFWLSLGGRYMNPIWIIIGAILVGAFFSLIGAAGGMLMAAYQVIVVNTMGPVGLNAANVLRPSNVALTLFSPLGSFYRYAIKEHRVAWPVGLSFGVGILIGSIWLGKYVTQFLPLASYKEWLAVLVVLMGARTVYELTPRVMEKRKNIKAMTQKFNEEVQRAKEEGRAAKMGRIEPISSGASMLTNYRFKFWGEEFRINPLLFGVIGVGVGIVSRCFGIGGGFLLTPLMTMIGALPMYVAVPVSLVGTCFSSIGSFIGYLLNGYLPDLWIALAIIIGGFVGGYIGSRMQKLFTEVQLKIILAVVLFFLFFRFFKIEIWI from the coding sequence ATGAAACGGATTAATCGGATAAAGCTTTTTCTGGCAGTTTTTTTGTTTTTGTTCTTGTGGCATGTGCCGGTGCTCGCAGCGCAGGGTGTGGATGCGAGAATCAGTCAGCAGACTTATAAAACCGGGGATCAAATCGTTGTGACCGGAAAAATTCCGGCCGGTGAAGACCTCTATCTTTCAATTGCCTCGGAACGTGAGTTCGCCCCTGAGGAGGCCGGGGGGGTCAATGAGCTGAAGACATTCAAAGACGCGGTCCGGGAAAACAGCTTTGAGATGGATACGTCGGTTCCGGTTTTTTATTACATGCTCACCAACCAGCCCGGTAAATTCGGTGACGTTGTGAAAAAACGTTTCGGCGGTCCCTCCTTTATAAAAGGCATCTACAGCACCACCATGTTTAAACTGGCGGAATGGGAGGCCCTGGATTCTCAAATCAAAAATTATTTGGGACCCCTGGACAGTAAAGAAGAGTGGGCCTTTTTCAAATATAACCACGAGACTGACTATGGAATAAACACCGTTACCAAGGAACGTACCCAGGTGGGCAAGGTCACCATTTTTGCCCGAAGCGTGCTGGCGGATGAGGAAAAGAGCGGCAACTACTGGAATGAGGGCACAAACATCAATCTGGACAAGACAACCGGCGAATTTACCGCATCTTTCAAATCATTCCGCCATACCCCGCCGGATACGGAGTTCAATGTATCGGTGAACGGGGCCGCGATCGGCTCATACCAACTGGAGGGTGATGGCTTCTGGCTCTCTCTGGGCGGTCGTTACATGAACCCCATCTGGATTATTATCGGTGCGATTCTGGTGGGCGCCTTTTTCTCTTTGATCGGCGCTGCCGGCGGCATGCTGATGGCTGCCTATCAGGTGATTGTGGTCAATACGATGGGGCCGGTGGGGTTGAATGCAGCTAACGTGTTAAGGCCGTCAAATGTGGCCCTGACGCTGTTTTCACCGCTGGGGTCTTTTTATCGCTACGCGATAAAGGAGCACCGGGTGGCCTGGCCGGTTGGCCTCTCATTTGGTGTCGGCATTCTTATTGGCTCCATCTGGCTGGGTAAATACGTGACCCAGTTTCTGCCGCTGGCCTCATACAAGGAGTGGCTGGCTGTCCTGGTGGTGCTGATGGGGGCCCGTACTGTTTATGAATTGACGCCCCGGGTAATGGAAAAACGAAAAAACATCAAGGCCATGACCCAGAAATTTAACGAAGAGGTGCAGCGGGCCAAGGAAGAGGGCCGGGCGGCAAAAATGGGCCGGATCGAGCCCATATCCAGCGGCGCCAGCATGCTTACCAACTACCGGTTCAAGTTCTGGGGCGAAGAGTTTAGGATCAATCCGCTGCTTTTCGGTGTTATAGGAGTTGGCGTGGGGATCGTCTCCCGGTGCTTCGGCATTGGCGGCGGCTTTCTTTTGACCCCGCTTATGACCATGATCGGGGCGCTTCCCATGTATGTGGCCGTTCCGGTTTCACTGGTGGGCACCTGTTTCTCCAGTATCGGATCATTTATCGGTTACCTGTTAAACGGCTATCTGCCCGATCTCTGGATCGCCCTGGCCATTATTATCGGCGGTTTTGTGGGCGGCTACATCGGCAGCCGGATGCAGAAGCTCTTTACCGAGGTTCAGCTGAAAATTATACTGGCCGTGGTCTTGTTCTTCCTGTTTTTCCGGTTTTTCAAGATCGAAATCTGGATTTAA